From Brassica oleracea var. oleracea cultivar TO1000 chromosome C3, BOL, whole genome shotgun sequence, a single genomic window includes:
- the LOC106334093 gene encoding uncharacterized protein LOC106334093 produces MEGSSKNNKRKKIDEHMKKNKKRHVINNSINLNPEEKKIRERTEKSGQESFGVFEFPWMKDSMISTSLDWSLPGSPFPFIDDGNDMFEGSSELRLPVKRFSNDMLEFEAFEFIWTSISD; encoded by the coding sequence ATGGAGGGCTCGTCTAAAAATAATAAGCGAAAAAAAATAGATGAGCATATGAAGAAAAACAAGAAGAGACATGTGATCAACAATAGTATTAACTTAAATCCTGAGGAAAAGAAGATACGCGAAAGAACTGAGAAATCCGGGCAGGAGAGTTTCGGAGTGTTTGAGTTTCCGTGGATGAAAGATAGCATGATCTCCACCTCCCTTGATTGGAGTCTACCGGGATCTCCTTTTCCGTTCATAGATGATGGAAATGACATGTTTGAAGGGAGTAGTGAACTGAGGTTGCCAGTGAAAAGGTTTAGTAATGATATGTTGGAGTTTGAGGCATTTGAATTCATTTGGACTTCTATTTCCGATTAG